A segment of the Anopheles cruzii chromosome 2, idAnoCruzAS_RS32_06, whole genome shotgun sequence genome:
ATGATGTGGACGGAGcagaggacgacgatgaggaagGGGAACAGTCGTCCGCTTCGATTGCCAGCTTCCGGCGGACCATGAACATGAGCATAATGGAACGCGCAACGCCTCACAGTGGCCGTGCGCGACATTCGGCTCGTTCGACCGCGCTGGGACGGGCGCAAGGGTCAGCGTCTTCCAGCAAGAGCAAGATTCAGTGCGAGCTGTGCAAGAAGGAGTTTCTCTATCCGTGCAATCTCAACCAGCACATGCAGCTGCACCACTCGAAGGACAAACCGCACGAGTGTCGCGTCTGTCACTATCGCTTCGAGTACAGTGGCCACCTGCAGCGGcacatccgccagcagcacgaGGCGATAGccgaggagctgctggagcCGGTCGAACCACAGTCGTTCGATTGCAACTTCTGCGGCACTTCGTACGACACGAGAGGTGAGTCGAGGCAGAACTTGATCGCGTCATCATTTTGTTAATGCTTTGCCGAATCTCTCGATTTCAGCTCTTCTGACAGCCCACGTTCAATCGCAACACAAGGGAGAGAAACCGTTCCAGTGCGACCAGTGTCCGGCTACGTTTAGCTACAAGAAATCCTACGAAACCCATCGAGAGGAACATCATTTGAGTAAGTGAGCGAGAGTTGGTTGAGAGGTTCGTTTCCTAACACCCTCTTATATTACCATTCCAGAGGCCAACAATGGAGCCTTCAAGTGTAGTTTCTGCAAGAAAACGTAAGTTTTCCCGGCCACGAGTGAGCGGGGGGGGTGCAAAGTAGTAATGTTCACTATGTTTCTTTCCACTTCCTTCGGAACAGCTTTAACAGCGCACAAAAGGTAGACAACCATGTTTGCATTCAATAGTGACAACTGCAACCGAAACACCATTACGCGACGCACGTAAAGATGAGCGCACGACGAGGCGCGACGGGGAGCTTGTTTTCTGTCGCACCGCCTGTCGTGGCCGTTCCAGCTTGCGAGCAGCTTCGCCGAACAGTAACAAACTTCACACATCACAAACACATGCAGGGTAAAGGTATCCCTTTTCCAGGACAACTGTGCAGAAACAATGTGTAAGTGTAATCATAATGGttaatgaacaaaaacaaactattGATAAGTAAGACGTGCAAACGTAGCGTGTTGCAGCACACGTAACGTTGCGGAGTCAAAGAGACAAACTAGCAACAACTAACATATATACAGTAAGCGAACAAGTAAACACAAGAAGTAACACAACATTTGCAGGAATACAAATCGCCTAAATATAATACTGTCCAGCACAGGGGAAGGGAGGAGCAAGTAGGGACAACGATAGATCAATACAGTTAGGGTTTAGTGAAGTAATCGAATcaaaatcacacacactcacataACAGCTtaacgtacacacacacaaacgcaaacgcagaATGCGAAACTCAGTtagaaacggaaacaacaagccaccgtcgtcgcgGGTGCACGCGGGCATCATAGTACAGAGTAACGTATAGAAATATTCGCAATATATATACAGTATATggtaaaaagtgaaaagtcAAACACAatgatagcaaaaaaaaaagaacaacagtaaaaccaacaacaaagcaAGTAGTAGTtcaaattgtttaaaaaatatactTACACTCTAGCGTAATGTTGAATACGAACGTGTGGCAAGTTCGAACGTGTAATTTAACCGTagcctttttgtttgtttgttttggtttagaGACTAGGGGTCCGAGGGGTCAGACATCACCGATAGGCTATACAATGAAAGTAAGAAACAGTAGAGCGATATAAAGAGATAAATAACTAGCGTAAGACACAGTAGACAGTGCCGCACTACGAGCGTCGTTGTCGTGTAGTGTGTTAAAGCCGCACCTCGTTCTCCCCGATTGGAAGTTGCATTTTTCCTagctcctctctctctctctctctctttctctctctctgcattACGCTGGAGAATTTTCTCTCTACTTTGACTGATAATAGGAAGGGAAAGAGTGTATTCATTTGACGCCTTGCTTCACATGTTGATTAGTGTTCTcatttgaccaccctgtacaacgGCGGGAGTAGTGTGTGGATGAAGCGAACCGGAGCCCAAGAATGGCGAAGAACTGTATTCCCTCGGGCAGCAGTGGTTGGAAAGGATAAACTAATTGGCAACGTAGCGTAATACTTTTTTAAAATATCATATGTTGTTGGATTTAAGCTGCCTCCTGCTTCTAGTGATTATTGTATGCATAGTTTAAACATGTATTTGCAAAGTGTAACCTTTTTTTAATACTTTTTATCCTGATGTTTATCACTCCGCTGAAACACAAGCTTCACAAGCAAATCATTTTATTAGTAGAAAGACAGCGGCTTTTGATGGACTAAAAAAAAAGAGATAACTGAAGAGATTAATGTACACACACTTTTTATTGCTtgttctttttattattattccacACCTATTTGAATAATTCTCGATGGTCTCGCATTGtatacacaccaccacacgcaTACACATatatacacaaacacacacactcaacacTCATGGATATACGAGACCGATGATGACCGATAGTTTGCTTATGTTTGTGATTTTAATGGTCAATTTTGTTTGCATGCGCAGTGTGTGCAGTAATAAATACAAATGATGCAAAGTAGGGCAAAACATAAGCTAAATCCTAAATAATATAATCTAGCACATAACAATAGCCCGTAGTGGCACCAAATTGGCAGCATTAACATGAGTTTGCTTTCACCAGGAAACCCGTAACCCGGAACACTACAGCAACAATAGTCAAGCTGACATCCAGCAACAAACGACAGAACAGAACATTTCAAACAATAACACAGCATAacacacaaaagaaaaatcataagcatcattaatttattattatatttattgTAATTACTATGAGATATTTAACCAACATCCCATCCGCCGCATTGgacagacaaaaaaaatggctaaCGACCGTAAGAAGTGCAGTTGTAGTTGGAAAATCatagcgaagaaaaaacaaacaaaaaactcatTTAAACAAATGAAGAACAAATGATTCAAAAGTGTTAAAGAGAATGCAAATGTAGTGAAACACAGTGCTAGTGTGGTCTGTCGAAAGgaggaataaaataaacataaggTTTAGATATTTAGATCGCCTGACTTTGAGCCGGCTTTACTTGAGAATATTTTTCCGAACAAACCATTTTATTCCGAACAGCTGCTTTTGCTCCACGCGCCATTGGCAACGGACTTTCGGATTTCGATTCTATGCCTACCATCTGCGCGAGGTGTATAGAAGGTTCCTATGACGGCCTGTGCTGTAGGCACCTTGGCATTCCGGGTTGTCATTTCCAGCCAACGCCagaattgtttgatttattttggtttgagGCAGATTATTTGGTAAATTCTAAAGCTAATGTTGATGTAACCAAGTGAAGTGAATCTTTCAACGTTGTTCATATGTCTCTTTGCCGCGTTTGTCTATCCACCATTGATGTTGACTGTAGCATCTACGAACCCGTTAACAACAGATCCAGTCTGTATTCGGTGCTCCGCCGACTTTTCCCGTATGCGTTCACCGACGATTGCGATGGCCAGTGGCCAACAAAAATCTGTAACGTATGTAAACGGAGAATACTTGATGCCAACGAGCTGTACTATCTGTGCCTGCACAGTCGAAAACGGTTGCGAGAACTGTTCAACGAGAAAAGCTATCAAATCGATGACTACTTTGACCCATCCGTGGAAAGTGGATGGTTGCTGGATGATATGATTCCCCACACTTCCTCGCCCAGTAAGAGTGAGGAGCAAGCGACAGCGTTTGCGAAATGGTTGGCAACGAAAAAGAACGAAGATGAACTGGTAAACAGCTATTTAGCTGCGCCCTCGCCAGAaacaccaccggccagcgacAAGGAACAGCATCCATGTTCGCTCTGTGACGGCTTATCGTTTTCTTCCCAAGCCGATTTAACCACGCACctcaacacacagcacacagacAAGGTGGAGCACACAGAGAAGGTGTTCCACGATAAAGAAACGTACGAGAAACACGGCAACTGCAATTCATtgaagcaaacacaacaaaatgaaccagcaaacaaccaacaaccccgACCCGAATTGGCGTACGAGTGCTCGGAGTGTGGCAAAAAGTTTTTGCGTAAAAGTAATATGCGGCAGCACCTAAAACGCCATTCCGATGTGAAAACATTCTCGTGCAGCTTATGTCCCAGTCGATTCATGTTTGCAGGTAAGCATTCTTTCTAGCGTACAACGATACtggtaaaataattttctgtCTCATTCAACAGGAGACCTCAAAACGCATCAAACGACACATAACCCATCCGAACGATTTAATTGCGAGTTGTGCAACGCCAGCTTCACGCAGCATTCCTCGTTGCGACAACACGTGCGAATTCACACGGGTAAGAAAGATCCTTAGGATGATCCTCAGGTTGAACCTGCTTCCGTGTTTCGTTATCCGTGAATGCTATTGTGTTATTCTCTTTCCCCTTAAAGGCGTGCGTGCTTTCAGCTGTGATCAGTGCGATAAAAGGTAATTGGATTGATTGCCATAACGTGTGCTGTGTGTAACCATCGTTACCTTCTATTTTGCCCTTCTGCAGCTTCTACAGATCCGATAACCTAAAGCGTCACATGCGAATCCATACTGGTGAGAAACGCTACAAATGTCCTTACTGTGATCGTAAGTTCGCGCAAAGCAACGATATGGCCAGACATATCGGTACGCACATTGGTGTTAACATTTATCAGTGCGATCGGTGTGATGCTAGCTTCCCGTTCATGTCGAATCTGCGCCGTCATTACACCGAGCACTATCAGTCTGGAGAAGGTGCAACGGAACCGTCCTCCACGGAAACAGAACGAACGATTCGATTCACCACGACGGACATCCTGAACCTAAGGTACGCAAAGGAAACATCGGAGAACACCAAAAAACGGCAGACTTTTGCCGATTCGATGGACCAAACTGACAGCAATGGATGAAACTATCGCTCTTCGTCGGAGGATCAATCTTGGACCACCGGTCTTCAATCGGTTCATCGACGTATTGGTTTTCAATACGTAGCCTGGACACGTTAATGGCCATGATTATGATGTTCAATGGTACGATTCCGTTTTCGGAATTTACGATTACAAAATTGCTATTTGTGAATAATTGAAGATTGCGTAGTTCCAGTGCTAAGATTTTGTAAATTTAAGCTCGAGTAGTAGGttcgtcgttttcgtcgaTATTGCAATGTTGTATAGTATTTGCATTTATAGTTCAGTAgagctttttttttaaataaaacttaaaCAAGTAAGTCACAGACTGATGAAAAGTAACGAAAGAAACTCAACGCTAGTGGTTTTTCAAATAATGAAAGCTAAACACCAACATAGTTTGTAGACATCTTGGCATGGAAATGACAGCGAAatgttgtttacgttttgtCGGGCATTGTTGTTGGAActccaaaacaacacactggTCGAAGTTAATAACGAAAGCGTTTCTTTTCCTGCGATATTCTCATTTGTGTGGTTCCCtaacatttaatttcaatcttGGATTGTGTTCTTTTGCGAAAATGTCAATGGAAACTTGTCGCATTTGCTTGCTACGTAGCGATAATACTTGTAGCATTTACGAACCAGCGAACGAAGAATGTACACTTCACGCGATTCTGTGTAAAGTTTGTCCGGGTGCATTCATGGACCAAGACCATGAAGACGGAATCCTAGAGTTGCCTACGAAAATCTGTGGTGAATGTAAGCGCAAAACCCTGGATGCCAACGAGTTGTATGAACTCTGCATGGCCAGTGGAGAACGGTTCAGAAACCTAATCGGCAGAGAACAAGTAGCCTGTGAACAGTCTACCAATGTTGATTTCATCGAAACGGTAGAAGAAGGTTTTACAGAAAAGCCCGATAGCTATGTGGCCGCTACCGATATGATCGACACACAAGAAATGGATGTTCTGGAAAACAAGCACCTGGTTAGAAATGAAGAATGTGTAGACGACAGTAATTCAGTAAGTTCAGCGGCAGACAAAGCATTAGCATTCGGCAAATCGTTCCAACATTCATGCCTGTTTTGCGAAGAAATGGTGTTTCCCACGGAGACTGATCTGACTgaacatttaaaaacattaCACTCAGACAAGATTCATTCATGCGATCCATGCGCCAGGATTTTTGTGGACCCTGCTACATTCGAATCGCATGTCCAGTGCCACGCATTAGGACGAAATTTCTTCTGTATGCTTTGCGAAAAAGGATTTCGACTGCGTCAAG
Coding sequences within it:
- the LOC128278644 gene encoding zinc finger protein 184-like, which codes for MSLCRVCLSTIDVDCSIYEPVNNRSSLYSVLRRLFPYAFTDDCDGQWPTKICNVCKRRILDANELYYLCLHSRKRLRELFNEKSYQIDDYFDPSVESGWLLDDMIPHTSSPSKSEEQATAFAKWLATKKNEDELVNSYLAAPSPETPPASDKEQHPCSLCDGLSFSSQADLTTHLNTQHTDKVEHTEKVFHDKETYEKHGNCNSLKQTQQNEPANNQQPRPELAYECSECGKKFLRKSNMRQHLKRHSDVKTFSCSLCPSRFMFAGDLKTHQTTHNPSERFNCELCNASFTQHSSLRQHVRIHTGVRAFSCDQCDKSFYRSDNLKRHMRIHTGEKRYKCPYCDRKFAQSNDMARHIGTHIGVNIYQCDRCDASFPFMSNLRRHYTEHYQSGEGATEPSSTETERTIRFTTTDILNLRYAKETSENTKKRQTFADSMDQTDSNG